The Eggerthella guodeyinii sequence CCTGCATGGGCACGGCGAGCTTCGCCGCGGTGACGAACGCGGGCGAGGGGGCCGCCCATGTCTAGCGCGAACGCGTGCATGCTGGAGTTCTTGGCCGACCTGCGCGAAAACAACTCCCTCGACTGGATGCACGCCAACGAGAAGCGGAAGAAGCAGGCTCAGACGGCCTTCCTGGCACTCGTGCAGGGCTGCATCGACGACCTCGCCGAAACGGAGCCGGAGCTGGCGGCGCTCGACCCCAAGAGCCTCGTGTTCCGCATCAACCGCGACACGCGGTTCAGCGACGACAAGTCGCCGTACAACCCCTCGTTTCGCGCGCACATCTCCCCCGCCGGGCGCGCGCCCGTCCCCGTGGGGTACTACCTCCACCTCGCGCCGGGCGGGTCGTTCGCCGGCGGCGGCCTATTCGCGCCGCACTTCAAGGACGCCACGCGCCTGGTGCGCGACCGGATCGCGGCCGACCCGCGGGCGTTTCTCGCCCTCGTGGAAGCGCCCGCGTTCGCCGAGCGCTTCCAGTTCCTCGGCATGCCGCTCAAGAACGTGCCGAAGGGCTACGACCCGGAAAGCCCGGCCGCGGCATACCTGAAGTGCAAGTGCTGGTCGATCGAGCAGCACCTCGACGATGCCACGGCAGCCGACGACGAGGCCTGCCGGCGCGCCCTGCGGGAAAGCTTCGAGGCCATGCGGGCGTTCAACGGCTACGTGAACGAGGCGCTGGCCGGCTTCGAGATGCCGGCGCGGTAGGACGCCCCACCGCGCCGCATGCAAGCGAGGCCCCGGTCATCCTAAGCGCAGGCGGCGAAGCCGCCGGAGTCGAAGGATGCCGGGGCTCGCCAAAGAAGACGCAACGGGAGGCCCTGCGCTCACGCGGGGAACAGCGTGTACGCCGTGCCCTCGGGAGCGACGTGCGGGCGGATGCTCACGCCGAAGGCGCGCTCGATGGCGCCGGTCCCGAGCACGTCCGCCACCGTCCCGGCCGCGGTGGCGCGACCGCGCTCCATGACGAGCAGGCGGTCGGAGTAGCGCAGCGCCAGGTCGAGGTCGTGGATGACCATGACGATGGTCTTCTCCGCCTCCTTGTTCAAGCGGCGCACGAGCTCCATCGTCTCGTGGCAGGCGCGGATATCGAGGTAGGTGGTGGGCTCGTCGAGCACGATGAGGTCGGTGTCCTGCGCCAGCGTCATGGCGATGAACGCGCGCTGGCGCTCGCCGCCCGACAGCCGGCGCAGCTCGCAGCCGCGGAACCGCGCGATGCCGGCCAGCTCGAGCGCGCGCTCCACCTGCTCGCGATCCTCGCGCGAGAGCCTCCCCTGGCGCGCCTGGTACGGGTAGCGCCCGCACGCCACGAGCGCCTCCACCGTCATCGCCGGCGGGCGGCTGGCCTGGGCCAGCACGGCCACGCGCCGCGCGCGCTCCTTGGCTTTCAGCGAGAGGGTGGCCGCGCCGCCGATGCGCACCTCCCCCGCCTGCGGGCGCAAGAGCCCGTCGACGAGCTTGATCATCGTGGACTTCCCGCAGCCGTTCGGCCCCACGACGCTCGTCACCGCGCCGTGGGGGAACGCGGCGCTCAGCCCTTCGATGAACGGCTCCTTGCCGTAGGAGAACGACACGTTGCACACCTCGATGGCGGGAACGGACTGGCACCGCACGGGATCCTTCGACTCCGCGCATCGCGTTCCGCTCAGGATGACAGGGCACGCGCTCCGCTCGCCTGCGATGTCGGCGCTAGTCAAGGGAACCCCTCCTGTTCTTCATGATGAGGTAGATGAAGAAGGGGCCGCCGAGGAACGCCATGAGGATGCCCACCGGCACCTCGTACGGCGCGAACAGCACGCGCGACAGCAGGTCGCACACGACGACGAACGCCGCGCCCGCCACGGCCGACAGCGGCATCACCAAGCGGTTGTCGTGTCCGACGAAGAACCGCACGAGATGAGGGATGATGAGCCCCACGAACCCGAGCAGCCCCGCGAAGCTCACGGCGGCGCCCGCCAGCACGGCGGCGAGGCCGAGCATGGCGAGGCGGCACGCGCCCACGTTCATGCCGAGCGCGTGCGCCGTGTCGTCGCCGAGCGCCATGATGTTGAGCTTGCCCGCGCAGAGCAGCGCTGCGGCCAGGCCTGCCACGATGTAGGCCGCCGGCCACAGCAGGTCGTCCATGAGCACGCCGGCCAGGCCTCCCACGAGGAACGCCGACGAGCCGACGTAGGCGTCGGGGTTCACGATGAGGATGGTGTTCATGCCCGCGCCGAACACCGACGTGATGGCGATGCCGGCCAGCACCACGGTGAGCCTCGACGTGCTGACGCCCAGCGAGATGCCGAAGATGATGAGTGCTGTGACAAGCGCCCCGAGGAACGCCGCGAGCGGCGGCAGCCACAGCGCGCTGGGGAACACGCTGGCCGCGATCAGCACGAACAGCCCGGCGCCCGAGTTGATGCCGATGATGTTGGGGCTGGCCAGCGGGTTGTCCAGAACGGCCTGGATAATGGCGCCCGCCACGGCCAGCGCCCCTCCCGCCAGCAGCGCCGCCAGCACGCGCGGCAGGCGCACGTTCACGAGGATGCTCTTCGCCGAAGAGCTCACGTCGCCGCCGGTCGCCCAGGCGACGAGATCGCCCAGGCTCACCGACGACGAGCCCACGAGGAACGCCGCCGCCGTCACGCCCACGAGGACGGCGGCGGAGACGACGATGGCGAGCGGCGCGGCTTTCTCACGGTTGAACGAAGTCACCGGACGGCCTTCCGCCTACGCGTACAGGGCGTCGAACAGCACCTGGTAGCTCTCGTCCCAACGCTCGTTCGGCTTGTACTGGAACAGGTGCGGGTCGAGCGCGACGTAGCGCCCGTTCTGCACCGCATCGAGGGTCGCCCAGGCGGGGTTCGCCGCCGTCTGGTCTTCGAGCGCCTTCATGGCAGCCGCGTCGTCGTTGCCCATGGGCACCACGAAGATGAAGTCGGGGTTCATCTCGATGATCGATTCCAGGCTGAAGTCCTTGAGCAGGCTGGGGTTCTCGTCGGCCAGGTTCTTCACGCCGAGGTCGGCCAGCATGGCGCCCGTCATCGTGGAGGACGCCTGCACGCGGGTGCCGCCCGAGTACGTGGTCAGCACGAGGGCCGTCGGCGCCTCGCCCGCGGGCACCTGGGCCGTGATCGCGTCGATGCGGTCCGCCGTGGCCTGCGCGTTCTGCTCGTACAGGTCGTCGCGGCCCGTGATGTCGCAGCAGGTGCGCAGCATGCGCTCGTAGTCCTCGAACGTCGTCACCTGGAAGCACGCCACCGGGATGTCCGACGCGGCGAGCGCCGCCTTGAGGTCGGCTTGGTTCGAGTCGCCGCCGCGGCCGCCCGACCCGCTCGTCATGATGACGAAGTCGGGTTCGAGCGCGATGATGGACTCGAGGTTCGGGCTGGCGAAGTCGCCCACCTTCTGCACGTTCGGGGATACGAGGTCGTAGCCGGACAGCGTGAACGCGTCGTCGGAGGCGCCCACGAGCGTGCCGCCCGCAAGCTCCCACATGCTGGCGAAGCTGCCCATGCACGCCACCACGCGCTGCGGGTTCTCCACGGTCACCTCGGCGCCCGTGTCGTCGGTGAACGTGACCGCGCCGGCCTGCGGGGACTGCCCGGCCTCCGCCTGCGGGGCGCTCGCAGCGCCGCCCGTTTCGGGCTGGGAGGTCGAGCAGCCGGCGAGGATCATCGTCGCGGCGAGGGAAGCGGCGACGGCGGTGGGCACGATGCGTTGGGAGATGATGGTCATGGGAGGGTCCTTTCGATAGCGGTGGTCAGACGGCGCTTACGCGCGTACCAATGCGTTGCCGTGCGCGCAGTAGTCGTCCTGGGCGAGGATGTCGCCTTCGTGGTAGTAGGCGGCGCGGGCGCGGCAGCCGCCGCAGCCTTGCGCGTAGTCGCACGTGCCGCACGAACCGGAATACGCCTGGGTGCGCAGCTTCTCGAACACGGGGCTCGTCTTCCAGATCTCGTCGAAGGGCTGTGCGCGCACGTCGCCCGCCTCCTCGGTCATGTAGGCGCAGGGACGCACGATGCCCTCGCTGCCGATGACGCAGTACGTGAGGCCCGCCAGGCAGCCGCGCTCGAAGCGCGTGTCCACGCCGAGCTGCTTCGCCACGCGCGTGAACTGGGGCGCGCACGTGGGCTTCACGTCGATCGGCACCTCGGCCGCCTTGCGCATGATGTCGTTCAGCAACTTCTCGTTCTCCAGCACTTCGAGCGACGTCTCCTGGATGAACTTGCCGCGGCCCACGGGGATGAGGAAGAACACGTAGTGGGCCATCGCGCCGATCTCGACGGCGAAGTCGGTGATGGCGCACACCTCGTCGCGGTTCCAATCCACCACGGTGGTGTGCAGCTGGAACGGCAGGCCGGCCTGCTTGCAGGCCTCGATGCCCGCCATCGTGAGATCGTAGGCGTGCTCGAGCCCGCGGAAGCGGTCGTGCTTGGCCGCGTCGAGGCTGTCCACCGAGATGCCCATGGCGCAGGCCCCGGCCTCTTTCAGCCGCAGCGCGACCTCGGGCGTGATGAGCGTGCCGTTCGAGCCGAACACGGGACGCAGCCCGGCGTGCGCCGCATGCGCCACGAGCTCGTAGATGTCGGGGCGCATGAGCGGCTCGCCCCCCGAGAAG is a genomic window containing:
- a CDS encoding DUF2461 domain-containing protein codes for the protein MSSANACMLEFLADLRENNSLDWMHANEKRKKQAQTAFLALVQGCIDDLAETEPELAALDPKSLVFRINRDTRFSDDKSPYNPSFRAHISPAGRAPVPVGYYLHLAPGGSFAGGGLFAPHFKDATRLVRDRIAADPRAFLALVEAPAFAERFQFLGMPLKNVPKGYDPESPAAAYLKCKCWSIEQHLDDATAADDEACRRALRESFEAMRAFNGYVNEALAGFEMPAR
- a CDS encoding ABC transporter ATP-binding protein; its protein translation is MTSADIAGERSACPVILSGTRCAESKDPVRCQSVPAIEVCNVSFSYGKEPFIEGLSAAFPHGAVTSVVGPNGCGKSTMIKLVDGLLRPQAGEVRIGGAATLSLKAKERARRVAVLAQASRPPAMTVEALVACGRYPYQARQGRLSREDREQVERALELAGIARFRGCELRRLSGGERQRAFIAMTLAQDTDLIVLDEPTTYLDIRACHETMELVRRLNKEAEKTIVMVIHDLDLALRYSDRLLVMERGRATAAGTVADVLGTGAIERAFGVSIRPHVAPEGTAYTLFPA
- a CDS encoding FecCD family ABC transporter permease, which codes for MTSFNREKAAPLAIVVSAAVLVGVTAAAFLVGSSSVSLGDLVAWATGGDVSSSAKSILVNVRLPRVLAALLAGGALAVAGAIIQAVLDNPLASPNIIGINSGAGLFVLIAASVFPSALWLPPLAAFLGALVTALIIFGISLGVSTSRLTVVLAGIAITSVFGAGMNTILIVNPDAYVGSSAFLVGGLAGVLMDDLLWPAAYIVAGLAAALLCAGKLNIMALGDDTAHALGMNVGACRLAMLGLAAVLAGAAVSFAGLLGFVGLIIPHLVRFFVGHDNRLVMPLSAVAGAAFVVVCDLLSRVLFAPYEVPVGILMAFLGGPFFIYLIMKNRRGSLD
- a CDS encoding ABC transporter substrate-binding protein: MTIISQRIVPTAVAASLAATMILAGCSTSQPETGGAASAPQAEAGQSPQAGAVTFTDDTGAEVTVENPQRVVACMGSFASMWELAGGTLVGASDDAFTLSGYDLVSPNVQKVGDFASPNLESIIALEPDFVIMTSGSGGRGGDSNQADLKAALAASDIPVACFQVTTFEDYERMLRTCCDITGRDDLYEQNAQATADRIDAITAQVPAGEAPTALVLTTYSGGTRVQASSTMTGAMLADLGVKNLADENPSLLKDFSLESIIEMNPDFIFVVPMGNDDAAAMKALEDQTAANPAWATLDAVQNGRYVALDPHLFQYKPNERWDESYQVLFDALYA
- the nirJ2 gene encoding putative heme d1 biosynthesis radical SAM protein NirJ2 codes for the protein MLVSWMTTNKCNLKCVHCYQDAEEATDRELSTDEGKKMIDEIARAGFKVVIFSGGEPLMRPDIYELVAHAAHAGLRPVFGSNGTLITPEVALRLKEAGACAMGISVDSLDAAKHDRFRGLEHAYDLTMAGIEACKQAGLPFQLHTTVVDWNRDEVCAITDFAVEIGAMAHYVFFLIPVGRGKFIQETSLEVLENEKLLNDIMRKAAEVPIDVKPTCAPQFTRVAKQLGVDTRFERGCLAGLTYCVIGSEGIVRPCAYMTEEAGDVRAQPFDEIWKTSPVFEKLRTQAYSGSCGTCDYAQGCGGCRARAAYYHEGDILAQDDYCAHGNALVRA